From Roseofilum reptotaenium CS-1145:
CATTATCGACAAACGATTGGTATGTTTTTATTTACAAAACGACAATTAACCAAGAAAAATTATGATATAGTTGAATTTTATGGTGGAGAATCTTGGTTAATTGCCAGACTATTGAGTAGAAGTAGAAACAAAAATAAGTTACTCGTTAGTCACTCAAATGGATTGGAAACATATTTTTATCAAACCTTAATTGAAGGTTCTCAGTACGGTTGGGTTGAAAATCCGTTGGCAAAATGGTATCAATTCAATCAAAGTGCTTGGTTCAAATATGCTTTTACCAGTGTGGATGCTATCGTAACGGTAAGTGAGAATGAACGCAATTATGCCGTTAAGCATCAATACCAGAATGAAGATAGAGTTATGGCGATAGAACCGTGCCTATTGAAAGATTATTTAGGATTAACAGTTGAATTTGAAAGAAAAAAAATTATAGGATATTGTGGTTCTTGGATCGCACGGAAGGGAACTAAAGTTATTAGTAGTGATATCCCTCGGTTGCTGGTGGATTTTCCAGACTGTGTTTTCCAATTAATTGGAGTTGGAAAATCGTTTAATAAAGAAGAATACTTTCCTCTAGAATTATGCTCTCGAATAGAAGTCATACCTTTTGTTGCCAATAAAGAAGAACTGAAAGAAATATATAAAAGTCTATCGATTCTAGTTGTCCCCTCCATATATGAGAGCTTTGGATTAGTCATGCCTGAAGCAATGGCTTGTGGTTGTGCAATTGTCGCAGCTAAAACTGGTTTTGTTGTTAGTCTCAAGAATAATCAAGAAGCGGTTGTTCTCGAACAGCCTTGTTCTCCATTTCTATATGAGGGAGTAAAACAACTTTTATTAAACGAATCATTGCGCCAGGAGATTGCCAAAAATGGATATCAACGGGTTCAATACTTACATTGGGATTGGGCAGTGAAGCAACTGGAAGCTCAGTATATAAGTTGGTTAGAAGAAGTTCGAAAGGAAAGTATTAAATGACTGAAAAAGAAATAAAAAATCAGCTAATAGCTTTACTTGGACAGCAACAAGCCTTAGCGGATGGAGTAGTAGACTATTGTACAAAATTGAAGCAGGCAATGGAAGGAGAAAATGTACAGTTAACACGGCAATGGGTGCCTTGGAAAGAACAAGGATGGTTGAGAGCGCTAACCTGGCTATGGCAAGAAAGTGAGAGTTGGTATGGACAATGGGTAATCGTTCAGTATACAGCGGCTGCTTGGTCTAAATTAGCATTACCTATCCTATTCATAGTTGTTTTACAACTTCTACGAATTCGTCAGATTAGAGTTGCTATTATGTTTCATGAAGTCCAGGGGTATCCTGGAAATAATTTAAAAGCCAAAATTAGGAGTGCGATCCAAGTTTGGACAATTCGCACTGCCATGGAAATGAGCGATCACTCAATTTTTAATATCGATCTAGAGCAATTAACCTGGCTCCCCGTTGCTTCATCTCAATGTACATTTATCCCTGTAGGTTCCAATATGCCGGAACCGGGCTTGATGACACTGAAGTCTAAGGCAGTCCCTTCTCAGAGGTATACAAAGACGGTGGTAGTATTTGGGATGACTAGTGTAGACATTACAGGAGATGAAGTTGAGGCGATCGCTGCTGCGATGTCCCAAACTGCGAAACATATTGATTCATTATGTCTGGTGACTCTAGGAAGAGGTTCAAAAGAAGCTGAACCAGAACTTAGAGAAGCTTTAAAGGATACTAACGTGGAGATTTCCGTTCTAGGGTTACTCAAGCCAGAAGAAATTACTCAAGCGCTCATGGAAGCAGATGTGATGTTATTTGTACGGGGTGAAATTTGCTCTCGTAAAACCACGGCGATCGCCGGATTAAGCTGTGGACTTCCTATTGTGGCTTATCAAGGCACAGAAACCGCTCATCCCATTCCTGAAGCAGGAGTTTTACTCGTACCTACAGGCGATCTCCAAGGTTTAGCCTCTGCATTGACACAAGTCCTTCAAAATGACAAACTATGGCTAGATCTCCATCAAAGGAGTCTCCACATTTACCAAAGCCATTTTGCTTGGGATGTAATTGCACAGCGTTTTATGGAAACCTTAAAACCATGATTTCAGAGAAAAAACGGGTATTATTAGTTTCTTCTCAACCCATTCAAAATCCAGCATCCCTACGCTTAATGGCCAAACATCCTAAATTGGATATCTTGGTCGCTTACTGCACTTTGCCGGAAGAAAAATTACATACTGATTCACTACAAAATAACCCTGAATATATTACCAAATCCGTTTTTGATATCCCCCTCCTAGAAGGTTATCCCTGGGTTTATATTCCCAATCGATCTCCTGTCCCTAATTTGGACCGTGCTTTTGGTCTAATCAACCCTGATTTGGTTAAATTAGTCCACGACTTTGATTGCTGTGTAGTTTATGGCCATAACTATGTCACGTTTTGGATGGCGATTGCTGCAGCCAAACTAGCGAAGAAAACTTTGATTCTCTCTACAGATGCCACCTATATAGAACCCATTTCTGGAGGGAACTGGAAAATTCCGATTAAGAAAAAAGTTTTACCCTTTCTCTATAATCAAATTGCTGATGCTGTGCTTGTACTTTCTACAGCCTCCAAACGATTCATTCATTCATTAGGTGTTCCTGAAGACCGAATTTTTATTACTCCCTATGTTGTCGATAATGACGTGATCGCTGAAACAGCGAGGAATTGTTCTCAGGGTACTATGCGATCACAATGGAATATTCCAGAAGATGCCACTGTAGTTGTCTTCTGTGCAAAATTTATTCCTCGAAAACGACCTCAAGACGTTATCGAAGCCTTTGCCAAGGCGAATATTTCTAATAGCTATTTACTGATGGTTGGAGATGGCCCCTTAGCAGATCACCTAAAAGCTCAAACAAAAGAGTTAGGAATTAAAGACCAAGTTTGTTTTCTGGGTTTAGTCAAATATTCCAACCTTCCCGAGGTTTATGCTTCCAGTAATATTCTTGCTTTTTCCTCAGAATATGAACCTTATGGGTTACCTGTTAATGAAGCCATGATTTGTGGTATACCCGTAGTCGTCAGCGATCGTATCGGTGCAGGTTACGATCTTGTAGAAGAAGGTAAAACTGGCTTTACCTACCCCTGTGGTGACATTGATGCCTTAACAGCTATCTTTAAACAAACTCTGACCCAACCTGACAAGCTTCGAGCTATGGGTATAGCAGCAAAAACTCGAATGGAAACCTGGTCACCTCGTGAAAATGTTGAAGGTTTAGTACAAGCCATTACAAAAGTTACCTCATTAGTCTAAATTGATTGACCCATGAAACTCCTGATTGCCTTAGTTGTTGTTAGTGTTATCTTTTATCTATCTTGTCTGGACTGGCGGCGATCAGTTAAATCCCTATTACTCCTGATTCTTCTAGAAGGTGTGTTGAGAAAATGGATTTTGCCTCAAGCGAGCGAATTGATTTATTTCCTAAAAGATATTGTATTATTCGGGGCATATTTTCAATATTATGGTCTGGCTAAAAATAAGTTACCCCAATTCAAAATTGAGTTTTTTAATATTTTCCTTCTTTTGTCATTTCTATGGTGTTTATTTCAAGTTTTTAACCCTAGTTTGGGATCTTTTGTTGTGGGGATTTGGGGACTGAAAAACTACTTTTATTATGTACCTATCATCTGGATGTTACCTAATCTATTCGAATCAGAAGCAGAATTCAAGGAGTTTCTAAAACAACAATTGATATTTGTTATCCCGGTAGGTATTTTAGGAATTATCCAATTTTTTAGTCCAGCATCTAGCCCCATAAACTCTTATGCGCCAGGATTGGAGCAATCTGGAGGAAATACTGCCCTATTTGGAGGTGGAGGGAATGTTAGGATTACAGGCGCTTTTTCCTATGTTAACACCTATATCCCTTACTTGTTATTTAACATAAGTATAGCCCTGATTTTTTTAGAAGAAAAGTTACAGCAAAAGGAGACACTCATTGTCATATCCAGTGGCATATTACTCATTTTAAACTCCTTCATGACCGGTTCTCGAACCATCATATTTGCGGTAGGATTGCTGTTGATTGGTTATTTTTCCATCAAGAGTATTGGACAGTTCAATAAAGTTTGGCGTATCCTTCAATGGACTCTACCTCCAACTCTAATTTTAGTAGGACTAACTCCTGTTATATTTGCATCAGAAGTTGAAACGGTATTCGAGCGGATATTATTAACTTCTGACTTAAGAATTCGCCTACTTTTATTTGTAATTGAACCCATTAATAACTTGCAATTTAAACACTTCGATAGTTTTGGTATTGGCTCCACTCACCAAGCAACACCTATATTGAGAAATATTTTAAATTTACCGATGGGTGAAATTATTCCCATAGGCTATGAATCGGAAATGGGGAGAATTGTATTAGAAATAGGGCCAATTGGTTTTATCCTTTGGTATGCATTAAAAATAGCAGTTATGGCTGCACTGTTTTCTTTGTACTGGAAACTGAAGCGTCCTTTTTTGCGAAATCTGGCATTGATTGCCTTTCTTATGCAAATTATTTGGTTACCGAATCAGCATGTTTTCCACATTACTTATAACGTTTACTACTGGTGGATGACTGGCTTTATCTATCTCCTACCTCATTTAGAAAAAATGGAAAATTGGCGAAAACAATATCAACAATATCAGATCGTCCATTCTTATGAACAGCTACCGTATTTCCCTGATTCATCCTACCGGTAACCCTAACTCTCGTGAAGCTGCTTTGGCTCTAGCAGAAGGTGGTTTTTTGCATGAAATTATTACCACGATCGCCTACAATCCTAGTTCTAGCATTGCTGACCTTCTCAATCGACTGCCAACAAACCTCAGAGAGAAGATCTCTCAAGAACTCAGCCGGCGTACCTGGATACCCCCAGAAGGGATTACGATGCACTGCTACCCAGGGTGGGAAATTCTTCGAGTCGCCTTAGTTCGTACAGGTTTACCCCGTCGCTTCGGTCTTAATAATCAGCAATTAACTGACTGGATTTATACTTCTATCGATCGCCAAGTTTCCCAATCTCATCTGGATGGACTCCATGCTATTTACGCCTATGAAGATGGAGCAGCTACTACATTTCAAGAAGCAAAAAAGCGAGGGATAATATGCCTATACGATCTTCCGATTCTCTTTTATCAAATGAGTCGAGATATTCAAGCACAAGAAGCTGAACGATTCCCCGACCTAGCTCCAGCCCTACAAGCTACGAAAGAGCCTGAGTGGAAACTCAGGCGTAAAGAAGAAGAAGTTGAGTTGGCCGATCGCATTTTTGTTGCCTCCTCTATCACTCGTCAATCCTTACTCAATTTTGGTGTAAAGTCAGAAAAGATCAGTGTTATTCCCTATGGTGCGCCTCTAGACTATTTCCGTCCCCAACCAAAACCTGACGATATCTTTCGTGCTCTCTATGTCGGTCGTGTTGAACCTCGAAAAGGGATTCACTATTTGTTGAAAGCTTGGAAAAATTTAAGGAGGTTGGATGCAGAGCTCTGTTTAATTGGTGTTAATGAATTTCCATCTGGATGGCTCAATAAATATCAAGATATGTTTAGATATATTCCTCCGGTTCCTCACTATACTCTCAATCAGTATTATAGCAGTGCTAGCGTCTTTATTTTTCCTTCTTTAGTTGAAGGATTTGGTTTAGTGATTCTAGAAGCTATGGCTTGTGGTATTCCCGTAATTACCACCCCGAATACAGCCGGTCCAGATATCATTACTGATGGAGTTGAAGGATTTATTATTCCTATTCGTGATAGTGACGCGTTGCAAGAAAAAATTGAATGGTGTATTGATAATCCTGTATCATTAAAAGCCATGGGAAAAGCTGCTCGTATAAAAGCTGAAAATTCAACGTGGAGTCAATATCGAAAAACACTCCAAAGTCAAGTGAGTGTTGTGTTGTCATAAATTCTTTTTTTTGCTATCATCTTAACAAGAGTGTACCCGCTCTACTTAAAAGAAATAACCATTGAATGAGGTGAAAATAAAGATGTGTGATCAATCTTGTATCGAATTCGCGAATAAAATTTTAAAGTCTGAAGATGTTCGAGGAAAATCAGTAATTGAAGTGGGTGCGTATGACATTAATGGTTCTTTAAGGTCTATGGTTGAAGCTTTAGAACCGTTGAGCTATAAAGGTGTGGATATTGCTATGGGGCCGGGAGTTGACGAGGTATCTAATGCTGAGGATTTGGTGAAGCATTACGGTGCTGAACAATTCGATCTATTGATTTGTACAGAAGTGGTTGAGCACGTACAAGACTGGCGTACGGTGATTAGCAATCTGAAAAATGTTTTGAAACCACATGGGATTTTGCTACTGACCACAAGATCAAAAGGCTTTCCTTACCATAGTGCTCCAGCGGATTACTGGCGCTATCAAATTTCAGATATGGAGATAATATTTTCTGATTTTTCTATAGAAGTTTTGGAGAAAGATCCAGATCAGCCTGGTGTTTTTATCAAGGCAAGAAAGCCAGAGAACTTCCAAGAAAAAGACTTAACAGATCACCTTCTATACTCCATTGTTAAGCATAAAAAACTGATAACTATCAATGATGAGGAAGTAAATCAGATTGATCGATATTGGAACGAGATAGAACTAGCCGTTAGGCGGAAATTGTCAATCTTATTACCTGAATCGACAAAAAGATTTGTTAAAAAGAAGATATTAAGAATTTTATAGGGGATAAGATCGTAAGTGAATCGCCAAAAAACAAAACAGTTGAAATCAGTGTTTTTGCACTTGTGGTTCCCTAACTTATTTGAATCAAAAGGTGGAATTCAGACATATTCTGCCTTCTTATTAAAGGCTCTAGAGAACTTATTCCCAGATATTAGCTATCATATTTTCCTAAAAAACGATAGGTACTATATACCCAGGTATATGGGTTCAGAGAATACTGTATTTTACTGTTCTGGGGTTTTACCAAAGAGGGTTCGCACTATAGTATTTGCTGCTCAATTACTAGGATATGGAATATGGCAAAATCCTGGATTGGCGATCGCCACCCATTGTAATTTTGCCATAGTTGCTTACTGGTTGAAAAGGTTCTTCGGGATTCCCTACTGGATTATTGCCCATGGTATAGAAGTTTGGAATATCGATCGCCCCAGCCTAAAAACCGCCCTCCAACACGCCGATCGCATTCTTGCCGTTAGTCACTATACCCGCGATCGCCTCATTCAAGACCAAAACCTTAACCCCACAACCCTTAAAGTTCTACCCAACACCTTCGACCAAGAGACGTTCCATATTACCCCAAAACCCTCCTACCTTCTAGAACGCTATAACCTCCAGCCTAATCAACCCATCATTCTCACCGTCGCTCGTCTCGATCCCAACGAACAATACAAAGGCTACGATCGCATCTTGCAGGCACTCCCCACCGTATTATCACACTGTCCCGATGCTCATTACCTCCTCGTAGGCAAAGGCGGCGATCGCGCCAGAGTCGAGCAAGTCATTCACTCTCTCGATCTGATCCATCACGTCACTCTCACTGGCTTTATTCCTGACGAAGAACTCTGCGACCACTATAATCTATGTGATGTCTTTGCCATGCCTAGTAAAGGAGAAGGATTTGGTATCGTGTATCTAGAAGCCCTAGCCTGTGGAAAACCCACCTTGGGTGGAAATCAAGATGGGGCAATTGATGCCCTGTGTCATGGCGAACTGGGAGCCTTAGTTAACCCGGATAATATAGAAGAAATTGCCCGAAACCTAACTCAAATCCTCCAGAAAACCTATCCTAATCCTCTCATGTACCAACCCGAGGTATTACGGCAAAAAGTTATAGAAATTTACGGGTTTGAACGCTTCAAACAAACACTCAACCAGCATCTATCGGAATTTTGGCAGCAAACAGGAAACACACCCAACAGAAGTTGACAATCTAATCATTGCCTTCAATGGCTTGAGCAAAAGTGAAGCCAGTAAGCTAATTATTCCGGATTATCTGAAACAGGGTGGTAAAGATGGATAGTGCCACCTTTCACAGAAATAATATGAATCTCAATAAAAATCAATCTCAGGAAGGAATTTGTTTACACATAGGTTGTGGAATCAAAGTTGTAGAAAGATGGAAAAATATAGATAGTTCTCCTAGTTTACGGTTGTCTAAATTCCCCTTTGTTGGCTCTAGTATTTGTCGTTTAATAGGCGCTCCAAATTGGCCAGAAATCGCCCAGTGTGGAGATGTTTTAAAAGGGATAAATATTCCTAACAGTAGCTGTGATTTGATTTATGCTGCTCATGTTTTTGAACACTTGAGTTATATCGACTTTTCTCAAGCATTAGATAATGTTTATAACTATTTAAAGCCTGGAGGAATTGTCCGTATTATAGTGCCAGATCTAGAAAAATATATACAAACTTACATAAAAAATCGCTCGGATAATCAACGAGAACATCAAGCAGCTTTTGAATTTATGTACCATTCCTTTATAGGACATCAGGGAAGCCGTAGTCATATTTATCAGCGAATCAAGGAAATATTCTCCAATTACAGACATCAATGGATGTGGGATATTCCCTCATTAAAAACAGCATTTGCTAATCAAGGTTTTACTCAAATTCGTCAATGCCAGTATGGAGATTGGTTAGATTCAAGATTTGCATTAGTTGAAGTAGAAGAAGTTCATGTGGGTTCAATCTGTATTGAAGCAATTAAACCAACTGGAACTATCAAGAATGATAGTTGTGCTACACTCAAGTAGGCAATCATTAAGATATAAATCAGAGTTCATTAATCAATTATGTGTGGAATTGCCGGTTGTATCGGTTATCCAGAACGTGATCGCCTAGAAACAGCGATCGCGTCAGCGATGCGGAGCATTATCGCCAAAATGCAGAATGCCCTCAAACATCGAGGTCCCGATGACCAGGGACTCTACATTTCTGGCGATCGCCAAGCCGGTTTAGCCCATACTCGTCTCTCCATTCTTGACCTTAGTCCTGCCGGCCATCAACCCATGTCTACCGATCATGGGCGCTACTGGATCACCTTCAACGGCGAAATCTACAACTTTCGTCAACTCCGAGAAACCCTGATCGCCCAAGGCGAAATCTTCCACTCCCAAACCGATACCGAAGTTATCCTCAAACTCTACCAAAAACACGGCTCCAACTGCGTCAACCACCTTCGAGGCATGTTCGCCTTCGCCATCTGGGACGACCAAGAAAAAACCGCCTTTCTCGCCCGCGATCCCCTCGGCATCAAACCCCTATACTACTGGCAATCCGGGTCAACCCTCCTCTTTGCCTCCGAACTGCGAACGCTCATCGCCTCCGGTTTACCCCCGAAAATCCTCAACCCCAAAGGACTGTATACCTATCTCATCAGTGGCTCCGTTTCTGAACCCGATACCCTAATTCAAGATATTAATGCTCTTCCTGCCGGTCATTGGCTGCAATGGAAAGCAGGGCAAACAACGCAACAACAATACTGGCAAATCCAGTTCAATCCCCAACCCATTCCCCCCACAGAAGCCAAAGAACAAGTTCGCCAAGCCCTGATTGACTCCATCAAATATCACTTTGTCAGCGACGTTCCCGTAGGTGTATTTCTCAGTGGGGGCATAGACTCCACCTCCCTCGTCGCCCTCGCTCGTCAAACCCAACTCGGTCAACTGCGAACCTACTCCATCGCCTTTGAAGAAAATCAATGGAACGAAGGCCCCATTGCTCAACGGATCGCCGAGACTTTTGAAACCGACCATACCGAGTATATCCTCACTTCAAAAGTCGCTCGGCAACTGATGAATCAGTTTATTGGGGCGATCGATCAACCCAGCATCGACGGTTTCAACACCTATTGCGTCTCCAAGATCGCCAGAGAACACGGTACAAAAGTCGCCCTATCCGGACTCGGTGGTGACGAACTCTTTGGCGGTTACAGCTCCTTTCAACAAGTCCCCAAAATGGTAGCTTGGGGAAAACGCCTCCAGTTCCTCCAACCCCTCAACCTTGGAAGACTCCTCAGTCAATGGACAAAAAATCCTAAACTGCAACGAATTAGCGACTTTCTCCAACATCCCCCCAACAGCTTCAACGCCTATCTCAGCTATCGCGGCATCTTTACCCATCCAGAAACCTTACAAATTCTCAATCACTTCTGCCCTCAGCAAGACACCTCTACTCTCAGACCCACTTTAGAAATTCCCCCTTGTCCCTCCCCAGAAGATGAAGTCAGCTTCTTAGAAATCAACCGCTATATGAGAAACCAACTTCTCCGCGATAGCGATGTCATGAGCATGGCATGGGGGTTAGAAGTTCGCGTTCCCTTCCTCGATCGCGTTATTCTAGACACCATTGACACCATTCCCCATTCCCTTAGACTCTCTCAAGGCAAACAACTCCTGATTCAAGCTGTCCCCGAACTGCCAGATTGGGTCATTAACAAACCCAAACAAGGATTTCTCTTTCCCTTCGATCGCTGGCTCAACGATCCAGAATGGAATGAACTCTTTCAGCTTAACTCCATTCCTCAACTCTCCCTTACTCCCTGGTATCGTCGCTGGAGTCTCGTTATTCTCCAGAAATGGTTATGCAATCTTGGTATTTCCCTCCCGTGAACAATCAATCTCTAAACATTCTCCATGTCATTCCCAGCGTCTCCCCTCTACGGGGCGGCCCCAGTTATGCTGTCATCAACATGGTTAAAGCCTTACGGAAACAGGGAATCAACGCCGAAATTGCCACCACCGATGATAACGGAGCAACAGGACAACCCCTAGATGTTCCTTTAGGAAAACGAACAGACTATCAAGGCGTTCCCATTTACTTTTTTCCTGCCGGAAGTTCGTCAGGTGCCAGCTTAACTCAAGATAGAGGCTTTCTCTTTTCTTGGCCCCTCACCCAATGGTTATGGAAGCATATCCAAGATTATGATTTGATTCATACCCATTATCTGTTTTCTTACGCTTCCACTTGTGCCGCTGTTATTGCCAAATACCACAAAACTCCCTATATTCGGCGCACGATTGGTCAACTCTCCCCTTGGGCTTTAGCTCAAAGTCGTGGCAAAAAACAACTCTATAGCCTTCTTATCGAACGGCACAACCTCAATCAAGCTGCCGCCATTCACTGTACCTCCGACGGAGAAGCCTTAGATGTTCGCAATTATGGCATTACCGCCCCTACCGTAACTATTTCCCTAGGAGTTGAAATCCCAGAAATCCAACCTGATGCTAAAGCTGAACTACGGAAAAAATATGATATTCCTTTAGACGCGCCGATTATTTTATTTCTCTCTCGCCTGCATTATAAAAAACGCCCGGATCTTTTAATCGAAGCCCTTCACCAAGTTAAATCTAAACATCCTAACATTTACCTTTTGCTTGCTGGTTCTGGAGATCCTGAATATATCCAAGAATTAAATCAATTACTCCATCAATTAGACTTACAAAAATGCACCCGGTTTACTGGTTTTGTTACGGGCAAAGATAAAGATTTAGTCCTTCAAGGCTCTGATATTTTTGTCCTTCCTTCCTTTTCGGAAAATTTCGGTATTGCCGTAGTCGAAGCCTTGGCTGCTGGTTTGCCCGCGATCGTTACCCCAGAAGTACAAATTGCTCCAGAGATTGAGCAAGCAAATGCTGGGTTAGTTGTCGAAGGCAATAGAGAATCTGTCGCGAGTGCAATTACTCAGTTACTGGACTCAGATAACCAGCAACTCGATCAGAAGGGTCAGACTTTAGTGAAACACTGCTATTCTTGGCCAGCCATTGCAGAAAAACTAGCTGACATTTATCTTCGTCTAATTCAGAAAAATATTAGATTATCCAATTAAGAAAAAAATGGACTACACCACTGACAAAGAGTTGGCTTGTCTAAAAGAATAAAGAGATTTTTGGGTTATGGGCGGAGAGAGACTCGAACTCTCATACCCGGAGGTGCCACATTTTGAGTGTGGTGCGTCTACCAATTTCGCCATCCGCCCTAGTATATAACTTTGTTATTATAACCTATCTTTTGATTTTGCAACACCTTTTGACTATCTTATATTTTAGGCAACTTCTCCATCTCCCCTCCTGATGCGATTCTTCTGCTGTCACTCTCTGAGTAGAAAAGTCTATTTTGACTCTAAGTCACTCTAACCCTATGGGATATGTTAGAGTTTCTTGTTATTGAATATGTGCGATTAGAGAATAAAAAAACTAGTGCTGTTGATGAAAGGACACTATGCTTATATCTTTTCAAATGCCAGGAGGCGGACTTGAACCGCCGACACGAGGATTTTCAGTCCTCTGCTCTACCGACTGAGCTATCCCGGCTTATTTTGAATCCTTTACTAAGGTAACACTAAAAGAATTTAGTTGTCAATACCCTGAAGAAAAATTTCTGAGGGAAAGGCGATCGCCTTTCCCTTCTGCCCTAAATTGGACGTAAGCGAGTTAACTTCAAATTGAACTGACCTCCAGCCGTTTCACCAAAGGCACGCACCCGTACAATATACGTCCCTGACTTAGTAATCCGGGCAAAG
This genomic window contains:
- a CDS encoding glycosyltransferase family 4 protein produces the protein MNSYRISLIHPTGNPNSREAALALAEGGFLHEIITTIAYNPSSSIADLLNRLPTNLREKISQELSRRTWIPPEGITMHCYPGWEILRVALVRTGLPRRFGLNNQQLTDWIYTSIDRQVSQSHLDGLHAIYAYEDGAATTFQEAKKRGIICLYDLPILFYQMSRDIQAQEAERFPDLAPALQATKEPEWKLRRKEEEVELADRIFVASSITRQSLLNFGVKSEKISVIPYGAPLDYFRPQPKPDDIFRALYVGRVEPRKGIHYLLKAWKNLRRLDAELCLIGVNEFPSGWLNKYQDMFRYIPPVPHYTLNQYYSSASVFIFPSLVEGFGLVILEAMACGIPVITTPNTAGPDIITDGVEGFIIPIRDSDALQEKIEWCIDNPVSLKAMGKAARIKAENSTWSQYRKTLQSQVSVVLS
- a CDS encoding class I SAM-dependent methyltransferase, with the protein product MCDQSCIEFANKILKSEDVRGKSVIEVGAYDINGSLRSMVEALEPLSYKGVDIAMGPGVDEVSNAEDLVKHYGAEQFDLLICTEVVEHVQDWRTVISNLKNVLKPHGILLLTTRSKGFPYHSAPADYWRYQISDMEIIFSDFSIEVLEKDPDQPGVFIKARKPENFQEKDLTDHLLYSIVKHKKLITINDEEVNQIDRYWNEIELAVRRKLSILLPESTKRFVKKKILRIL
- the asnB gene encoding asparagine synthase (glutamine-hydrolyzing): MCGIAGCIGYPERDRLETAIASAMRSIIAKMQNALKHRGPDDQGLYISGDRQAGLAHTRLSILDLSPAGHQPMSTDHGRYWITFNGEIYNFRQLRETLIAQGEIFHSQTDTEVILKLYQKHGSNCVNHLRGMFAFAIWDDQEKTAFLARDPLGIKPLYYWQSGSTLLFASELRTLIASGLPPKILNPKGLYTYLISGSVSEPDTLIQDINALPAGHWLQWKAGQTTQQQYWQIQFNPQPIPPTEAKEQVRQALIDSIKYHFVSDVPVGVFLSGGIDSTSLVALARQTQLGQLRTYSIAFEENQWNEGPIAQRIAETFETDHTEYILTSKVARQLMNQFIGAIDQPSIDGFNTYCVSKIAREHGTKVALSGLGGDELFGGYSSFQQVPKMVAWGKRLQFLQPLNLGRLLSQWTKNPKLQRISDFLQHPPNSFNAYLSYRGIFTHPETLQILNHFCPQQDTSTLRPTLEIPPCPSPEDEVSFLEINRYMRNQLLRDSDVMSMAWGLEVRVPFLDRVILDTIDTIPHSLRLSQGKQLLIQAVPELPDWVINKPKQGFLFPFDRWLNDPEWNELFQLNSIPQLSLTPWYRRWSLVILQKWLCNLGISLP
- a CDS encoding glycosyltransferase family 4 protein — its product is MISEKKRVLLVSSQPIQNPASLRLMAKHPKLDILVAYCTLPEEKLHTDSLQNNPEYITKSVFDIPLLEGYPWVYIPNRSPVPNLDRAFGLINPDLVKLVHDFDCCVVYGHNYVTFWMAIAAAKLAKKTLILSTDATYIEPISGGNWKIPIKKKVLPFLYNQIADAVLVLSTASKRFIHSLGVPEDRIFITPYVVDNDVIAETARNCSQGTMRSQWNIPEDATVVVFCAKFIPRKRPQDVIEAFAKANISNSYLLMVGDGPLADHLKAQTKELGIKDQVCFLGLVKYSNLPEVYASSNILAFSSEYEPYGLPVNEAMICGIPVVVSDRIGAGYDLVEEGKTGFTYPCGDIDALTAIFKQTLTQPDKLRAMGIAAKTRMETWSPRENVEGLVQAITKVTSLV
- a CDS encoding glycosyltransferase family 4 protein, yielding MAENSGSGYVITNFCYGLQQRGHDVDLFGPDSYEVLKFFKGRATHYRQTIGMFLFTKRQLTKKNYDIVEFYGGESWLIARLLSRSRNKNKLLVSHSNGLETYFYQTLIEGSQYGWVENPLAKWYQFNQSAWFKYAFTSVDAIVTVSENERNYAVKHQYQNEDRVMAIEPCLLKDYLGLTVEFERKKIIGYCGSWIARKGTKVISSDIPRLLVDFPDCVFQLIGVGKSFNKEEYFPLELCSRIEVIPFVANKEELKEIYKSLSILVVPSIYESFGLVMPEAMACGCAIVAAKTGFVVSLKNNQEAVVLEQPCSPFLYEGVKQLLLNESLRQEIAKNGYQRVQYLHWDWAVKQLEAQYISWLEEVRKESIK
- a CDS encoding class I SAM-dependent methyltransferase, which translates into the protein MDSATFHRNNMNLNKNQSQEGICLHIGCGIKVVERWKNIDSSPSLRLSKFPFVGSSICRLIGAPNWPEIAQCGDVLKGINIPNSSCDLIYAAHVFEHLSYIDFSQALDNVYNYLKPGGIVRIIVPDLEKYIQTYIKNRSDNQREHQAAFEFMYHSFIGHQGSRSHIYQRIKEIFSNYRHQWMWDIPSLKTAFANQGFTQIRQCQYGDWLDSRFALVEVEEVHVGSICIEAIKPTGTIKNDSCATLK
- a CDS encoding glycosyltransferase; its protein translation is MGSENTVFYCSGVLPKRVRTIVFAAQLLGYGIWQNPGLAIATHCNFAIVAYWLKRFFGIPYWIIAHGIEVWNIDRPSLKTALQHADRILAVSHYTRDRLIQDQNLNPTTLKVLPNTFDQETFHITPKPSYLLERYNLQPNQPIILTVARLDPNEQYKGYDRILQALPTVLSHCPDAHYLLVGKGGDRARVEQVIHSLDLIHHVTLTGFIPDEELCDHYNLCDVFAMPSKGEGFGIVYLEALACGKPTLGGNQDGAIDALCHGELGALVNPDNIEEIARNLTQILQKTYPNPLMYQPEVLRQKVIEIYGFERFKQTLNQHLSEFWQQTGNTPNRS
- a CDS encoding glycosyltransferase — protein: MTEKEIKNQLIALLGQQQALADGVVDYCTKLKQAMEGENVQLTRQWVPWKEQGWLRALTWLWQESESWYGQWVIVQYTAAAWSKLALPILFIVVLQLLRIRQIRVAIMFHEVQGYPGNNLKAKIRSAIQVWTIRTAMEMSDHSIFNIDLEQLTWLPVASSQCTFIPVGSNMPEPGLMTLKSKAVPSQRYTKTVVVFGMTSVDITGDEVEAIAAAMSQTAKHIDSLCLVTLGRGSKEAEPELREALKDTNVEISVLGLLKPEEITQALMEADVMLFVRGEICSRKTTAIAGLSCGLPIVAYQGTETAHPIPEAGVLLVPTGDLQGLASALTQVLQNDKLWLDLHQRSLHIYQSHFAWDVIAQRFMETLKP